Part of the Salmo trutta chromosome 5, fSalTru1.1, whole genome shotgun sequence genome is shown below.
atatcaataatactattgtcaataatcccttacctttgattatcttcatccattggcacttccaggaatcccaggtccacaacaaatgtggtttctttcgacaaagttcataatttatgtccaaataattccaagttgttccatgttgttagcgcttcggtaaGCTACTCAAaagtagggcggggggggggAAAGTCCCGacgaaaggtaaaaaaaaaaaaatctatttacgttcgttcaaacatgtcaaatgttgtttagcatcaatctttagggccatttttaaggtgaaacatcagtaatgtttcaacccgacctctcctgtgtcttgaaaaacgtttttgaaaaatgtctcgcctcacatgaactcacatgaatgcgcaggtgcgcgcaataatgaagtgaagacatcccagggacgtcaacttctcttccttgtcatccggtctctgttcatcatagacgcttcaaacaactttataaagatcattgacatctagtggaagccgtaggaagtgcgaaatgaatcctttgtcactgtgtgatctattagcaatgattcgaaaatagtacagctacaaaattttcatttcctggttgtatttttctcaggtttttgcctgccatatgagttttgttatacttacagacaccattcaaacagttttagaaaattcagagtgttttctatccaaatgttaataatatgcatatcctagcttctgagttggtgtaggaggcagttaaaaattggcacatatttttttcaaaattctcaattctgccccctagccccaacaggttttaatcccatagaaaatctgtggagggagctgaaggttcgagttgccaaacgtcagcctcaaaaccttaatgacttggagaagatctgcaaagaggagtgggacaaaatccctcctgagatgtgtgcaaacctggtggccaactacaagaaacgtctgacctctgtgattgccaacaagggttttgccaccaagtactaagtcatgttttgcagaggggtcaaatacttatttccctcattaaaatggaaatcattttataacatttttaacatgctttttttctggatttttttgttattctgtctctcactgttcatataaacctaccattaaaattatagactgatcatttctttaagtgggcaaatgtacaaaatgtgTCGGCAGTTAGAGTCTAAaggtgtcagcatgcttcagttcagctGGCACCCAgcagtgtgctcgcatactcccttaataGACCTCTGCTTGAAAAACGAGCAAAAAAGCAGCaacagtactgtttgtccattttgagacaccgTAGCCAGTATACGTTACAGTTCCTCAAAATAGTACGAGTTAATCTAAGATAAAAATggatgacagatttcttgagttatgtTTTTTTGCCGAGTAGATCTTAGTTAAAAATTGAAAATTGCGCACCCTAAGATCGTAGGTGCAGTAtttctaaacattttttttatgaaaacgagtcgtctctcgttgaatgacagactttattgaagaatccctactgttagCCAATTACAGACGAAGGGGAGTagacttcggcttgcctcaagaaaaaattgtgtgcccgaacagccgaaaaaaacccttaccgaagtccaaaatgaacaaaaatgtcacaaaatatcataatatatgcacaaactcttactgtttcggctgggaagcatgcggacaccTTAACAGCTCCAGTTAATGATTCCCAGCTGTGGCTGAGCGTACTCCATTGATGCACAGCCCTGTGTGTGGGGTACCTGGTTCCCTGCTCCGATGACAAACACGCCTCCCAGGACGAAGCCCTCCCCCAACATGTTGCCCTGGTAACCGGCCTTCCAGGCCCGCATAAAGTTCTGCCACACCCCCAGACGGATGAAGCCCAGCCCCCCCATCTTCCTCTGTAGTGGGCCATAGAAGTGGTGCTGCAAAGAACACAagtaaaccaatcaatcaacgGAGAAAAGAAAACTCAAAACTCAGGCACAGACAATAGGCATACTATATCTACAAATGGTTCAGCTCCTCTCCTTCATAGCTGGCCCGTGTAGAAATCAATTCAAACATGTTCACAGTTCATTTAGgccagtgcagatgaaggaatggagacaaggagaggaagcctttgttagactattgagatgcacccataGAGAGTCAGGGTTTGTCTCCCCTGTAGACTATTCAGATGTACCCATAGTCAAGTCCGTCTCACCTTCTATAGAGACTATTGAGACGCACCCATAAAGAGTCAGGGGGTGTTTCTGAAAATGCATACTACCATGCTCCGAGCACGCATATTGGAGCATGGGAGGGTCGGAGTCAAAATCAAATTATGCGAAACGGAGCACGGTGGACACTTCTCTAATGCGTACTCcgtttgtacagttgaagtcggatgtttacatacacattagccaaatgcatttaaagtttctcagtttttccacaattcctgacatttaatccgagtaaagattccctgtcttaggtcagttaggatcaccactttattttaagaatgtgaaatatcagaataatagtagagagaatgatttatttcagtttttatttctttcatcacattcccagtgggtcagaagtttacaaacactcaattagtatttggtagcattgcctttaaattgtttaacttgggtcaaatattttgggtatcctaccacaagcttcccacaataagttgggtggattttggcccattcctcctgacagagctggtgtaactgagtcaggtttgtaggcctccttgctcgcacacactttttcagttctgcccacaaattttcaataggattgaggtcagggctttgtgatggccactccaatactttgactttgttgtccttaagtcattttgccacaactttggaagtatgcttggggtcattgtccatttggaagacccatttttgaccaagctttaacttcctgactgatgtcttgagatgttacttcaatatatccacataatgtcccttcctcatgatgccatctattttgtgaagtgcaccagtccctcctgcagcaaagcacccccacaacatgatgctaccacccccgtgcttcacggttgggatggtgttcttcggcttgcaagcctccccctttttcctccaaacataatgatggtcattatggccaaacagttctatttttgtttcatcagtccagaggacatttctccatgtgcagttgcaaaccgtagtctggcttttttatggtggttttggagcagcggcttcttccttgctgagcggcctttaagattatgtcgatataggactcgttttactgtggatacagatacttttgtacccgtttcctccagcatcttcacaaggtcctttgctgttgttctgggattgatttgcacttttcacaccaaagttcgttcatctctaggagacagaacacgtctccttcctgagcggtgtgatggctgcgtggtcccatggtgtttatacttgcgtactattgtttgtacagatgaacgtggtacctgcaggcgtttggaaattgctcccaaggatgaaccagacttgtggaggtctacaaatttctttctgaggtcttgcctgatttcttttgattttcccatgatgtcaagcaaagaggcactgagttggaaggtaagccttgaaatacatccacaggtacacctccaattgactgaaattatgtcaataagcctatcagaagcttctaaagccatgacatccttttctggaattttccaagctgtttaaaggcacaactggaatttgatacagtgaattataagtgaaataatctgtctttaaacaattgttggaaaaattaattgtgtcatgcacaaagtagatgtcctaaccgacttgccaaaactatagtttgttaagaagaaatttgtggagtggttgaaaaatgagttttaatgactccaacctaagtgtatgtaaacttccgacttcaactgtacatattttaAAGCATGCATCGATGCAAGCTTCAACGGAAAGTATGCAAAGAAATATGACGCAACAACAAAATTACGCAGCATTTCTTGAAATCAATGGCGGCCATTATTGAGCTGAAGCGAGAGAAAATACACTCCGACTTCGGAATGAAATGTTGCCTATTCACATCTCATAAAGtattgtagtcaggcaacataCTTTATCTTAATAAATACATGCTATGTTAATTTTGGCATGTTTACCTGCCTACGTACCGGAGATCACAAGCCCATAAtaagtcaatagggctaactggcaagctagccagatagccacgaagaattgttagctagctaatcacGAAAAATTGACATAATATTTGTTTTAGGTCATTATCTGGTTAGCTACATTATTACGATTCACATATAGATAGCTGATATTTATGAGGTAAAACGGTTGCattgtgtatatcttgttttgTCACGTTTGCCATTGTTGTCCTTGCTGGAAGATGGTTCAGTGAATGGGTAAGTCCATAGTAAAtcaatagggctaactggctagctagctagccacaaagaattggtagctaCCCACAAAAAATGTACATCTACCTTCCATAACATTAGTTTTAGGTCATTTTgtctgtttaacctgttggggctagggggcagcattgagaattttggaaaaaatatgttcccatttttaactgcctcctacaccaactcagaagctagaatatgcatattattgttcaggtttggatagaaaacaccctaaagtttctaaaactgtttgaatggtgtctgtgagtataacagaactcctatggcaggcaaaaacctgacaaggtttcatgcaggaagtggcctgtctgacaaggagtcgtgcgtcttgcatctgtttattgaagagtaaggatcttagctgtaacgtgacaattcctagggctccaataggctctcagaacccgggaaaaacctgaatgatgacgaggcggcctctggctgaaacacattatcgccttttccaagtgtcccattaggtgtcaatgcaatgaggcgcgtgcacgattcgcccccgtggagaaatttcagtcagctgtttaggctcattgcagattcccggtcggaatattatcgcttttctacgagataaatggcataaaaattggttttaaacagcggttgacatgcttcgaagtacggtaatggaatatttagaatttttttgtcacgccatgcgcaatgctcgtgaccgtgatttagtattctgatagtgtctagaactcacgaacaaaacgccgctgttggaacataacgatggattatttgggaccaaacctacatttgttattgaagtagaagtcctgggagtgcattctgacgaagaacaagaaaggtaataacatttttcttataggaaatgtgattttgatgaaggctaatcttgccgggtgtctaaatagctagcccgtgatggctgggctatgtacttagaatattgcaaaatgtgcttcatccgaaaagctattttaaaatcggacatatcgagtgcatagaggagtaatgtatctataattcttaaaataattgttatgctttttgtgaacgtttatcgtgagtaatttagcaaactgttagtaaattccccggaagtttgcggggggtatgctttttctgaacgtcacatgctaatgtaaaaagctgttttttgatataaatatgaacttgattgaacagacatgcatgtattgtataacataatgtcctaggtgtgtcatctgatgaagatcataaaaggttagtgctgcatttagctgtggtttgggtttatgtgacatgatatgctagcttgaaaaatgggtgtctgattatttctggctgggcactctcctgacataatctaatgttttgctttcgttgtaaagcctttttgaaatcggacagtgtggttagattaacgagattcttgtctttaaatagctgtaaaatagtcatatgtttgagaaattgaagtaatagtatttcaaacgattcaaaaatcgcgccactggattgaagtggctgttacgtaggtgggacgaattcgtcccacatgcgccagacagGTTAACTAGCTGGATAGCTAGATTATTCAGATTCACTTATACCTAGCTGATAGTTGTGAAGTAAAACATCTTCTTTGTGTCTATCTTGTTTTGCctattgttgccattgtcctgactggaagaaggttcagtgaatgaGGAGATGCAGCGTGAAATAATACAGTAGCGGTGTACCAGTGCTTCACAAATGTATCGTTTTATGCATTCTCCACATTCTCGTCCTCACAAGAACGTACTCAAGAGAACGTGGCGTACTTGGAGCATGATAGTgtggagcacggtagtatgcatacTGAGTAACACCCAGGGTCTCACCTTCTCGTCTACATAGATGTCCCCAGCGAAGTGCGGTCGGAAGTCCTGGATCTCCGTGCCGATGTTCTCCTTCACCACGGCAACTAGAGGGACCCCGAGATCCTCAAGCTGGGTCTTCAGAGAGGACAGCTCGGAAGCTTCCTACGCACACACAATTAGTACAATTTCATTAATAGGATGGGGTCTTGTTTATTCTCCTGATGCATACAGCGGAatctacacaacaacaacatatggTGTGAAATATAGACTTGATTTAAGACCATTTATGACATTTTGGATGAACTTTCCCTGTAAGTAAAAAAAGCTGACTATACTGTATAGTATCAGTGACATCACGTCACCTCTCTGCACAAAAATCATCCGGGCCGTCGTACAGCCATGACTACTGCTCCCGTCTTCTCCCACAGAGCTTTGGCCTTTATGGTGTTCTCATCTGcaggacacacacatatacacaggtCATGCATTGGTACCTGGGCTCTGCAGTGTGACGATTTTGGTCGCATATGcgcctaaatattttgctgtCCGACCTGGATAAAAACTATTCTTGGAGCACCAGTGTGCctagaccatttaaaaaaaaaaaaactttttaaatcacccagataATAATTAGGCTTCGCTCTACCGTTGTTTCCGAGTCTCGCGAGAAAAAAAGCGAGCGGATATTCGTTAGCATATTATGGACCCCAAAATGCCTTGCTCAGAGCTATGCAAAAGATATTCAGAGTTCTGTAAACTCTGTTTGAGATTTCAAATCTTAACAGCTGCCATGTTGGCACCAAAAGCTCTAACCTTGCTACATTCTAGTATGAATGTAAAACAGAATGTCATTGTCATACTGTAGAACGTTTGGTGCCAGTATGATCGACAGTTTTCTGCACTTTCCGGCCATGCCCAGTAGGTGAACCAGGGCCCTCGTACCGTTTCCAGTGGAGCGGAGGTCTGCGTCCTCCAGGTACTCCAGTGAGGCCTGGGCAGCCTTGGTCAGACACAAGTCAGTGTTGGCCAGGAAGATTCCAACGATGGCAACTCCTAAGGTCCCCAGACCCAGAGACCACATCCCCATCTCAAACAGCTCCACCTCGAGGCCGGAG
Proteins encoded:
- the LOC115193554 gene encoding peroxiredoxin-like 2A isoform X2; the protein is MGMWSLGLGTLGVAIVGIFLANTDLCLTKAAQASLEYLEDADLRSTGNDENTIKAKALWEKTGAVVMAVRRPGUFLCREEASELSSLKTQLEDLGVPLVAVVKENIGTEIQDFRPHFAGDIYVDEKHHFYGPLQRKMGGLGFIRLGVWQNFMRAWKAGYQGNMLGEGFVLGGVFVIGAGNQGILLEHREEEFGNKVENEDVLQAVKRIVPVQ
- the LOC115193554 gene encoding peroxiredoxin-like 2A isoform X1; this encodes MALALVQALSRCSAKALRARWRLSQTLHISSLPLGGAIHNSQPSTNPTARLPCLKAFHLSTASSSPDPNKPKSGLSSGLEVELFEMGMWSLGLGTLGVAIVGIFLANTDLCLTKAAQASLEYLEDADLRSTGNDENTIKAKALWEKTGAVVMAVRRPGUFLCREEASELSSLKTQLEDLGVPLVAVVKENIGTEIQDFRPHFAGDIYVDEKHHFYGPLQRKMGGLGFIRLGVWQNFMRAWKAGYQGNMLGEGFVLGGVFVIGAGNQGILLEHREEEFGNKVENEDVLQAVKRIVPVQ